The genome window CCGGAATCCGACTCCCATTGTTTAACCCGCCCGCCGGCAATAGATTGCGTCGCGCTGGTCTCCGGCGGCCATGGCGTGGCAGCATCTCATTGATAAACAACGACTTACCTGACCTTGGCTGAAATTTCTTCAACGCTCGACCGCCGCCTCGGGGAACTTCTGCCCAAGGAAGAGACGCTCCGCGCAAGCCTCCCGCTCAACCTGAATACGCAGCTCCGCTTCGTCCCGAGCCAGCTCATTCTCACAAACGAGCGGCTGCTGCATCTGACGGGGCCGGACCTTGAACCGGAGTCCTCCTGGCCGCTGGCGCAGATCGCAACCTTGAAATTGGATGAGCGAGGGCCGATCAGCGCCCTCGACGTCGTCGGCTCGGACGGGCTCCTGGCCCAGTTCTTCGTCACCGCCGCGCTAGCCCGCGACGCGGAAAAGTTTGCCCATGCCCTCGCCGCGCTGCGCAACCCGCAGTCGCCGAGCGATGAGCAGATCTGCCCGACCTGCCATCTCCCGATCCCCCCCGACGAAACCGCCTGCCCCCGCTGCACGCTTTCGAGCGACTCCGACACCCCCGCGCCGCAGCCGGGGCGGTCGATGCTGCGGCTGCTCAAGTTTGCCCGGCCGTGGACCGGCATGATCGTCCTCGGCCTGGTCCTGACTCTCTCGGCGACCGCCGCGGGACTGATTCCGCCGTACCTGACGATGCCGCTCCTGGACGACGTGCTGATTCCGTTCCAGAGCGGGCAAGACATCAACCGCTGGCTGGTTGTCTGGTATTTGAGCGGGCTGTTCCTGGCGGCCCTCATGGCGTGGATCCTGGGCTGGGGGCGGACGTACGTGCTGGCGTGGGTCAGCGAGCGGATCAGCGCCGAGCTGCGGAACCGGACATTTTCGCACCTGCAGCACCTGTCGCTGTCGTTTTTCGGCGGCCACCGGACGGGGGATCTCGTCGCCCGCGTCGGGACCGATACCGATCGCATCTGCTACTTCCTCTCGGTCAACCTGATCGACTTCGTCAGCGACGTCCTGATGGTCATCCTGATGGCCGTCATCCTAGCGACGATCGACCCGGTCCTGGCCCTGATCACGCTCGCTCCGCTCCCCGTGATCGCCTGGCTCGTCCACCGCGTCCGCGAAAGCCTCCGCGGCGGCTTTGCCGCCGGAACCCGCGCCTGGGGCGAAATGACGAGCCATCTTGCCGACGCCATCCCCGGGATCCGCGTCGTGAAAGCGTTCGCGCAGGAGCAGCACGAGATCGAGCGGTTCCGCAAGGCGAACAACCGCGTCCTGGCGGCCAATGACCGCGTCAACCGGACCTGGTCGTTCTTCGGCCCCGTGATCGTTCTGCTGACCGACATCGGACTCTTGACCGTCTGGGCAGCCGGAGCGTGGGGAGTCTTCTCGGAACGGATCACGGTCGGCGTCCTGACGGCGTTCGTGGCCTACATCAGCCGCTTCTACTCCCGTCTCGAATCGATGAGCCGGATGCTGGCCGCCGTTCAACGAGCCGCGGCGAGCGCCCACCGCGTCTTCGAGGTCATGGACATGACCCCGGACGTCCCGACCGCCCGCAATCCGGTCCGGGTGGGACGCCTCGAAGGGGAAATCGAGCTTCGGGACATCTGCTTCCGCTACGGCAACCGGCAGATCATCAAGAACGTCAGTCTCAAGATCGCCCCCGGCGAGATGGTCGGCTTCGTTGGCCCCAGCGGCGCGGGGAAATCGACGCTCGTGAATCTCGTCTGCCGGTTCTACGACGTCTCGGACGGGGGGATCTTTGTCGACGGAATCAACCTCAAGGACATCGACGTCACGGCGTACCGCAAGAACATCGGGCTCGTCCTCCAGGAGTCGTTCCTGTTCTACGGCACGATCTCGGAGAACATCGCCTACGGCCGCCCCGACGCGACGCGCGAGGAGATCATCGCCGCCGCCAAGGCCGCCCGGGCCCACGACTTCATCCTCCGCCTCCCGGACGGTTACGACTCGTTCGTCGGCGAGCGGGGCCAGCAGCTTTCCGGCGGGGAGCGGCAGCGGATCAGCATCGCCCGCGCGCTCCTCATCGACCCGGCGATCCTGATTCTCGACGAAGCGACCTCCGCCGTCGACACCGAGACCGAGCGCGAGATTCAGCTCGCTCTCGAGAACCTGATCCAGGGGCGGACGACGATCGCCATCGCCCACCGCCTGAGCACCCTCCAGAAGGCGAACCGCCTCGTCGTCCTGGAACAGGGACGGGTGACCGAGATCGGCCCGCACGAGGAACTCCTCCAGCGGGAGGGGACTTATCGACGGCTCCACGAAGCCCAGGTGGCGATGGCGAGCGGAGACTTCGGCGGCCTGGAGAAGCCGGTCCACTTCCTCGAATAGCGTTCATTCACCCTCGCCTCTGTCTCACGTTCCTTTCGCTGGCCCACCTCCGTATACGGTGACCGCATGCTTCCGACTGCCGGCGTCACATCGTCGATTCCGCTCTTCTCGCTCGAAGTCGACGCCTATGCCCGTCTGATCTACGTCGGTCCCGATGACGAGCGGATCGAGAACGTCACGCCGGTCCGCGCGTTCCCGCTCTCGTCCCCCGAGCGATGGGTCTCGATCCGCGACCGGCAGGGGCGGGAGCTGGTCCTGATCAAGGACCCGGCGATGCTCCCGACGTCGGTCCGGACGCTGCTCGACCAGGAGCTCGCGCGCCGCGAGTTCAGCCCGCGGATTCTGCAGATCTACAACATCCACCGCGCCGACTATGGGATCGACTGGGAGGTCGAGACCGATCGGGGCCGCGCGAGCTTCCGCGTCGAAGGAGATGAGAGTATCCGGGAGCTCGGTGAGCGGGGGACGGTCATCATCGACTCGAGCGGCATCCGTTACCGGATTCTCGACGTGAACGAACTCGATCGCGCCAGCCGGCGACGCCTCGAGAAGTACTTCTGAGGATCCCCCAACGCCGCTGGCCTCACCGGGTCCAGGGGCACCCTGGTGGGGGATGCAAGGGGGCAACGCCCTCTTGCCCGCCGGAGGCCTGGCCGACGAGAGATGTCTGAAGGAGTGAGTGTCCAAACGCGGACGACGTGCCGGATGCCCCCTCACCAACCAGCGGGGATTGCAGGGCGAGCGACGAGTCCTCAACGCCGGTCCCACAAAGGGGACGTCCGTTGTGTACCACGGTTCCTCACAGGAGCGCCTCCGGCGGCAAGGGGGCGTGGCCCCCTTGACCCCAGGCGGCTGTGGCACGTTGGGTTTGAGCTATGGGAGCCGTGCCGGCAAGGATCCGGTTCGAGGAGGCGGGGCGATCAGTAGTCGTACCAGAGGCCGATACCGACCTGCCGCTCATAGCGCTGATAAAACGAGAACTGCGGGCTCGCACCGTCGTAAAGATAGAGCCCGGTTCGCAGGATGCCGTCGTTGAACCGGTCGGACTTCCACGCCCAGCCCGCCTGCATCGCAAAGTTCCCGCCGAAGTTCTGCTCCTCGCGGAGATGACCGTTCAAGGCAATGAACGGCGCCCCCTGCGGGCCGGTCTTGTACGCCGGGCCGTAGTCGATCCCGAACTGGATCTCGAGCGGCTGCGAGACATCGCGATGAACCGCGTAGCCGACTTCCCCGTACAGCCGCAGCTCGGGGATGACGTAATACGAGTACCCCATCACGAACGTGTCGCGGAAGTAGTTGAGCCGCGGATACCCCGGGTTCTTGAGGAGGAACTCGTCTCCCGTGTGCGAGCTGACGTGATAGAAGCCGAACTTCCAGCGGTGCGGGCCGTAGGCATGCGTCAGCAGCAGGTCATACCGGAAGTCGACCGCCTCAACGTCGAGTTCCTCTCCGATGTTCTGCCGCAGTTTCGCGCCGCCGAGGATATCGAACTGCCATCCCTCCGGACGGTCCTTCGCCCCGAACCGAAAGAGCCCCAGCCTCGCTCCGATGTGCGAGTCGACGTAGGGCCCGTTCCCGCGCTCGTCCACGACCTGCGTCGACAACCGCGGCTCCGCGGCGCTCGCCCAGTAGGTGTGATACAAGACCCCTTGAGGAAGGAGCTGCCACGTCCAGTCGTCCGGCCCGCAGTAGTTTTCGAGAAAGGCCGGCGCCCCGGGAGCCGGAGTATAGATCGGGACCGACTCGTAAATCGGAGGCCCTTCGGAGATCACAGCGGGCGGTCCGCCCGTTGACGGGATCGGGGCCAGGGGCCCGTCCATCACCTGGGTCCGCCACGCATCGTCATACGCATTGACGAAGGCCTCATCGATCGGCTCACCCGCCATGAGGGGGACGCCGCCGAGAGACAGGGCTGCAACGACAAAAACAACGAAGCGAATCATGGATGTCCGCACGATCCCGGTCAGACGAACGCTGTCCGAAGCCGTTGCCCCGCCGTGGGAGCTGAGGAAAAGATATGCGTGCTTACGATCAGCCCTGAAGACCGGATCCTGAGCCTCACCCGGATTCGTAATGTTCCCGTTAGAGTCGGTCGGATTCGGGACGGTATTCGGCAGAAACTGCGGGTGCTGTCTCCGCTGCGACGGGCCGCGGCCAGCGGCGGACCGCCCGTTCAAGAAGCCGTTTCAGGGAGGCGCCGGCCCGCGGCGCGTCCGGGATCTCTCGGGCGGACGGTACGATGACGAGGTCGAGCCCCGCCGGGATTTCGTGCTGCAGGAGACGAAAGGTCTCGCGGATCCGCCGCTTCCACGCATGCCGGACCACCGAGTTCCCGACCTTCCGCGAGACGCTCGTCCCGAGGCGCGAGACCTCGAGCCCGTTCCACGCCGTGAAGACCAGAAAGCAGTCGTCCCGGACCGAGTGCCGCAGGTCGTAGACCCGCTTGTAGTCGACCGGCGTCCGCACCCGTTGCTTCGATTGAAACCGCAGCCGGCCCGTCTCCGCGACGAAGGTGTCGGAAGGGGGAGGGGCAGCGGTGGCGGAGGGCCCGGCGGGCGGGTTTTGCGGCTCTCGGTGGGGCTCGGTCAACGCCAGCTCTTTCAGCGGAACGACTTCGGACGCGGTCCGGGTGATGCGGACGGAGGAATCGTCCAAGATCGCTCGCCGGCGCTCCAATTTCCACCCTCGTGGCTGGACATCAGGAGGGACAGGGCTACAGTAGGGTTTCCCGCCGGTGGAGAAGGCTACCTTATGTGCGGTGGGACCGTATGAACCGGGTCAGGCGGAAACGAGCAGCCCTAAGTATCTTACCAGGTGTATGTGAGGTAGCCTTCCCCCCCGGAAATGGGGTCGTGGGACTGTGGTCGATGGCCGAAGTGGCGGACGACTAAAGTCTCCGCGCCGGAAAGCTGAGTTCGCGGACGGGCATTCTGGTCTCCGCGGTGCGGCGGATCGACAACGCCCCTGATAAATGACGGCCCATGTCGCCGGAACTGCTGATCGACGGCTACAACCTGATGCACGCCGCCGGGATTGCGAAGAAGGTGGCGCGGCCCGGTGAACTCGAACGGTGGCGGCACCGCCTCATCAAACGGGTCTCGCAGGCCCTGCAGCCCTCTGAACGTCAGGGGACGCTGATTGTCTTTGACGCCAAGGAAGCGCCCGAAGTCGGGAGCCGCGAGGATCTTGTCGAGGGAATCCGGATCCGGTACGCCGACCGTGGTCACGAGGCGGACGACCTTATCGAACAGCTCATCGCGGAGCACCGCTTTCCGCATTCGCTGCGGGTGATCTCCAGCGACCACCGGATCCAGAAGGCAGCCCGCCGCCGGCACGCCAAGTTTCTCGACAGCCCCAAGTTCCTCGACGAGCTCGACGAACGTCAGCACCGCCGCCCCCCGGAGAAACCAGAGGGGGTCCACATCATCACGCCAAAGTCTGCGAAGGGCTCCGGCCCGGCGCCGCTACGTCCGGCGCCTGCGCCTCGGCCGAGCGAGGCGCCAGCCGTCAGCAAGCCCGAAACGTCGAACGTCGACGACTGGCTCAAGGAGTTCGGCGATATCGAAGTCGAGCAGCTCGGCGAGCCCGAACCTCCCACGGTTGAACCGCCGACGAAGACGGGAAAACCGGCCGGCAAGACGAAGCCGACTGCACAGACCGAGATCAACGCGCGGCCCTCTCCGAACCGGCGCGCTCACCGGATGCCGGCCGAAGAGCCGAGCGGCGGCCCCCCGATCGATCCCGTCCTCAACGATCCCGCCTTCTGGCAACAGCGGATCAATGAACTGAAGGACGACTGAGCGGGCCGAGCCTGCGGGCGGCAGCTCAGAGAAACTTGGGCGGGTGTTGTTAAACACCAAGGCACCAAGATTTCACCAAGAGCACAAAGGCTTTCAGCCGCGAGTTCTCTTCCTTGGTGTTCCTGGTGCCTCCTTGGTGTCTTGGTGTTTAACCTCCGGGACTTAGCCCAGGACGTCATGGATGACGTGGCCGTGGACGTCGGTGAGGCGGCGGTTCGCGCCGTTGTGTCGGTACGTCAGACGCTCGTGGTCGATCCCCAGGAGATGCAGCACCGTGGCGTGAAAGTCGTACGTGGTCGCTTTGTTCGCCGCAGTCTTCCAAGCCCACGGGTCGCTCTCTCCGTAAGCCGCTCCGCCTCGCACGCCGCCCCCCGCCATCCATCCGACAAACGTTCCGCCGTTGTGGTCCCGGCCGGTTGCCCCCTGCGTGAACGGCATCCGCCCGAATTCCGTGTTCCACAGGACGAGCGTGTCTTCGAGAAGTCCCCGCTGCCGAAGGTCCGCCAGGAGCGCGGCGACGGGACGGTCCGTCGCATTCGCCATCTTCGGCAGCTCAGTGATGATGTCGGTGTGGTTGTCCCAGTTGTTCGACGGTCCCCCCGCGCCGCTCCAGACCTGGACGAACCGGACGCCTCGCTCAATCAGCCGCCGCGAGAGCAGGCACCGCTTGCCGAAGTCTGCCGTCACCGGATCCTGTGTCCCGTAGAGGCGGTGCGTCGCCTCCGATTCGCCGGAGAGATTGAACGCCTCGGGCGCTGAAAGCTGCATCCGCGCGGCGAGCTCGTAACTCGCGATCCGGGCATCGAGACGCGTGTCGCCGGGATGCTCGGCCCGATGATGTTCATTTAGAGACCGCAGGAGCGTCTGCGTCTCCCGTTCGCTGTCGGACGTGATGTACCCGGCGGACGAGGGGGCTTTGAGGTCGTTGATCGGGACTTCGCTGGCGGTGTTGATCGTCGTCGCCGTGTGGGCCACGGGGAGGAACCCTGACGAGAAGTTTCCCTTCTGATTGTACGGGAGCCCCCCGGGGTCGGGCAGGACCACGAACGTCGGCAGGTTCTCTGACAGGGAACCGAGCCCGTACGAGACCCACGCCCCGAGGCTCGGAAACCCCGGCAGGAGGAACCCCGTATTCATGAGGTAGCTCCCCGGACCATGGACGTTCGTCTTCGACTCCATCGCCATCAGGAACGCCAACTCGTCGACATGCTGCGCGACGTGGGGAAAGACGCTGCTGACCCACCGGCCGCACTCCCCGTACTGGCGGAACGGGAACGGCGACTTCATGAGCTTGCCGGGCGCGCTCGTGGCCGCCTCGACCCGGATCCCTTCGCCGGGATCGAACGGCTGATCGTGTCGCTTCTCGAGCTCCGGCTTGTAGTCGAAGGTGTCCATTGGACTGGCACCTCCGTTCATGAATAGCTGGATGACCCGCTTTACTTTGGGGGGATGATGCATCCCCGGTCCGGTGTGACCATCGGCTGCCGAAGCCACCGGACCAAACGTCTCCTGGCCGAGGAGCATCGCCAACGGAACGATCCCCAGTCCCCCGGCCGACCGCTGGAGAAACGACCGTCGTGATTGGAGTTCCTCACCTGGATACATGGGGGACAACCTCAGGAGGGAGAGGACGGGGCGATGGCACCGCCGGTCACTCGACGTACAGGAACTCGTTGCTGTTCAGCAGCAACCGGCAGAGGTTCGCCAGACCGTGTCGCGCCGTGTAGGAGGCAAAGTCCGTCTGCTCGGGCGCGGTCGGCTCGCGAAGGAGGATCTCACGGAAGGCCTGGGCCGTCTGGATCTCGACGGTGGTCGGCAGACCGGTTGTAGCGACAACCGCGAGTCGGTCGGCCAGCAGCGAGCTGTGCCGCGTCACGAAAGGATTGTTGAGCAGCGTGAAGGCCTGCAGGGCCGTGATCGACTCCGTCCGGACGGGGGCGAGCTGGTCGCCGGCGGGGCAGTCCATCGACTCCATCAGCGGATCGGGGAGCGTCCGGAACAGAAAGCGATAGATCGAGCGGCGGGTGTTCGTCGGATCGTCCGGCAGGAACGCCACGTAATCGACCTTCGGAGTGACGTGGATCCCTGGAGACATGACAAACTGCCGGTCGGACGGTCCCCCCATCCGGTCGTTGAGGCGGCTCGTGAGCCGCAGGAGCGAGTCGCGGATCACCTCGGCGTCGAGGCGCGTGCGGTTCATCCGCCACAGGAGCCGGTTGTCGGCATCCATCGCCGTCGCCCGCGGATCGTGCGTCACCGCCTGCCGGTAGGTCCGGCTGAGGACGATCTCGCGATGGAGGGATTTGAGCGAACCGCCGCTGTCGCGCAGACGGAGCGCCAGCCAGTCGAGCAGCTCTGGATGGCTCAGGACGCCCCCCATCTTTCCGAAGTCATTCGGTGTCTCGACGAGCCCCTTGCCGAAGTGGTAGTGCCAGACCCGGTTCGCGATCGATCGCCAGAACAGCGGGTTGTCCTGATTGGTCATCCACCGGGCGAGCGCCGCCCGCCTCTCGGCTTCGTTCGCGCCAGCCGGGAGTTCAAACCGCGCGGGCAATTCTCCGAGGCAGGAGAGCGATCCTGGTCCGATCTCCTTCAGCGGACGAGTGATCTCTCCCCGCTGCAGCAGATGGACGGGACGCGGCGCTTCGGAGGGGCGATGGCTGCCGTCGGCGAGGAACGCGCCGGATCCGCTGTAGACCTTCGCCAGTTCGGGGAGCCGGGCCCGTTCGCGCGCGAGATGTTCATGCAGAAAGACGCGGTCGAGTTCCCGCTGCTCCTCCGCCGACCGCTCGGCGCGGGGCTTTCGCAGCG of Planctomyces sp. SH-PL14 contains these proteins:
- a CDS encoding ABC transporter ATP-binding protein, whose product is MAEISSTLDRRLGELLPKEETLRASLPLNLNTQLRFVPSQLILTNERLLHLTGPDLEPESSWPLAQIATLKLDERGPISALDVVGSDGLLAQFFVTAALARDAEKFAHALAALRNPQSPSDEQICPTCHLPIPPDETACPRCTLSSDSDTPAPQPGRSMLRLLKFARPWTGMIVLGLVLTLSATAAGLIPPYLTMPLLDDVLIPFQSGQDINRWLVVWYLSGLFLAALMAWILGWGRTYVLAWVSERISAELRNRTFSHLQHLSLSFFGGHRTGDLVARVGTDTDRICYFLSVNLIDFVSDVLMVILMAVILATIDPVLALITLAPLPVIAWLVHRVRESLRGGFAAGTRAWGEMTSHLADAIPGIRVVKAFAQEQHEIERFRKANNRVLAANDRVNRTWSFFGPVIVLLTDIGLLTVWAAGAWGVFSERITVGVLTAFVAYISRFYSRLESMSRMLAAVQRAAASAHRVFEVMDMTPDVPTARNPVRVGRLEGEIELRDICFRYGNRQIIKNVSLKIAPGEMVGFVGPSGAGKSTLVNLVCRFYDVSDGGIFVDGINLKDIDVTAYRKNIGLVLQESFLFYGTISENIAYGRPDATREEIIAAAKAARAHDFILRLPDGYDSFVGERGQQLSGGERQRISIARALLIDPAILILDEATSAVDTETEREIQLALENLIQGRTTIAIAHRLSTLQKANRLVVLEQGRVTEIGPHEELLQREGTYRRLHEAQVAMASGDFGGLEKPVHFLE
- a CDS encoding DUF1854 domain-containing protein, with translation MLPTAGVTSSIPLFSLEVDAYARLIYVGPDDERIENVTPVRAFPLSSPERWVSIRDRQGRELVLIKDPAMLPTSVRTLLDQELARREFSPRILQIYNIHRADYGIDWEVETDRGRASFRVEGDESIRELGERGTVIIDSSGIRYRILDVNELDRASRRRLEKYF
- a CDS encoding DUF1207 domain-containing protein, with amino-acid sequence MIRFVVFVVAALSLGGVPLMAGEPIDEAFVNAYDDAWRTQVMDGPLAPIPSTGGPPAVISEGPPIYESVPIYTPAPGAPAFLENYCGPDDWTWQLLPQGVLYHTYWASAAEPRLSTQVVDERGNGPYVDSHIGARLGLFRFGAKDRPEGWQFDILGGAKLRQNIGEELDVEAVDFRYDLLLTHAYGPHRWKFGFYHVSSHTGDEFLLKNPGYPRLNYFRDTFVMGYSYYVIPELRLYGEVGYAVHRDVSQPLEIQFGIDYGPAYKTGPQGAPFIALNGHLREEQNFGGNFAMQAGWAWKSDRFNDGILRTGLYLYDGASPQFSFYQRYERQVGIGLWYDY
- the rnpA gene encoding ribonuclease P protein component, whose amino-acid sequence is MDDSSVRITRTASEVVPLKELALTEPHREPQNPPAGPSATAAPPPSDTFVAETGRLRFQSKQRVRTPVDYKRVYDLRHSVRDDCFLVFTAWNGLEVSRLGTSVSRKVGNSVVRHAWKRRIRETFRLLQHEIPAGLDLVIVPSAREIPDAPRAGASLKRLLERAVRRWPRPVAAETAPAVSAEYRPESDRL
- a CDS encoding NYN domain-containing protein — encoded protein: MSPELLIDGYNLMHAAGIAKKVARPGELERWRHRLIKRVSQALQPSERQGTLIVFDAKEAPEVGSREDLVEGIRIRYADRGHEADDLIEQLIAEHRFPHSLRVISSDHRIQKAARRRHAKFLDSPKFLDELDERQHRRPPEKPEGVHIITPKSAKGSGPAPLRPAPAPRPSEAPAVSKPETSNVDDWLKEFGDIEVEQLGEPEPPTVEPPTKTGKPAGKTKPTAQTEINARPSPNRRAHRMPAEEPSGGPPIDPVLNDPAFWQQRINELKDD
- a CDS encoding DUF1501 domain-containing protein, giving the protein MYPGEELQSRRSFLQRSAGGLGIVPLAMLLGQETFGPVASAADGHTGPGMHHPPKVKRVIQLFMNGGASPMDTFDYKPELEKRHDQPFDPGEGIRVEAATSAPGKLMKSPFPFRQYGECGRWVSSVFPHVAQHVDELAFLMAMESKTNVHGPGSYLMNTGFLLPGFPSLGAWVSYGLGSLSENLPTFVVLPDPGGLPYNQKGNFSSGFLPVAHTATTINTASEVPINDLKAPSSAGYITSDSERETQTLLRSLNEHHRAEHPGDTRLDARIASYELAARMQLSAPEAFNLSGESEATHRLYGTQDPVTADFGKRCLLSRRLIERGVRFVQVWSGAGGPSNNWDNHTDIITELPKMANATDRPVAALLADLRQRGLLEDTLVLWNTEFGRMPFTQGATGRDHNGGTFVGWMAGGGVRGGAAYGESDPWAWKTAANKATTYDFHATVLHLLGIDHERLTYRHNGANRRLTDVHGHVIHDVLG